A section of the Roseivirga sp. BDSF3-8 genome encodes:
- a CDS encoding von Willebrand factor type A domain-containing protein, protein MKTLNHAFLLFTALALSIPAALAQHTVTGTVTEASSGAAMPGVSVIIRGTANGVITDTAGRYAIQVPADSCHLRFMYVGFKTITKPVKKRKVIDVSLEEDVEQLQEVVITAQRIEREQKALGYAISEVADEEAVFDQSLSGRVAGVNISGGPHNTESYAEVEETGFRTALRQPLSTFSADVDAASYSNMRRFINDGMLPPQYAVRVEEMINYFDYEYNQPEGEHPFAVNLEQAECPWAPGHRLVKIGVQGRVMENQSLPLSNLVFLLDVSGSMDEPHKLPLLKSAFRMLTSQLRPQDRVSIVVYAGAAGVVLPATAGNNKDAIVNALDRLDAGGSTAGGQGIRLAYDIAEKNFIKEGNNRVILATDGDFNIGESSNGAMQKLIEEKRESGVFLTVLGFGTGNYKDDRMELLADKGNGNYAYIDNILEAKKVLVNEMGGTLVTIAKDVKFQVEFNPAYVAGYRLIGYENRRLNDEDFNDDKKDAGDIGAGHSVTALYEIIPAGVASSLLPEIDALKYQKENKEGARNGEWMNIKLRYKQPEGHKSALLEMPLMCGSEKPLSKVSEDFRWAAAVAEAGLLLSGSELAGTASLMHAISMARSARGADEHGYRIEFINLMEVASGLYESELEAKK, encoded by the coding sequence ATGAAAACATTAAATCACGCTTTTCTTCTTTTTACAGCCCTGGCACTTAGTATCCCGGCTGCTCTGGCTCAGCATACCGTTACGGGCACTGTCACCGAGGCAAGTTCAGGAGCTGCCATGCCTGGCGTTTCTGTCATCATTAGAGGTACGGCTAATGGTGTCATAACCGATACGGCAGGACGATATGCCATTCAGGTGCCCGCAGATAGTTGCCACCTTCGGTTTATGTATGTGGGGTTTAAAACAATTACTAAGCCGGTAAAAAAGCGAAAAGTAATAGATGTAAGTCTGGAAGAAGATGTGGAACAGTTGCAGGAAGTTGTCATAACAGCTCAGCGTATAGAAAGGGAGCAAAAGGCTTTGGGCTATGCTATAAGTGAAGTGGCTGATGAAGAAGCTGTTTTTGATCAGTCCTTGTCGGGAAGAGTTGCCGGGGTGAATATATCCGGAGGCCCTCACAACACAGAAAGCTATGCGGAAGTGGAGGAAACAGGTTTTCGTACGGCCCTCCGGCAGCCATTAAGTACCTTTTCTGCCGATGTGGATGCGGCATCTTACAGCAACATGCGCCGCTTTATCAATGATGGCATGCTGCCTCCTCAGTATGCTGTAAGGGTAGAGGAGATGATCAATTATTTTGACTATGAATATAACCAGCCGGAAGGGGAGCACCCGTTTGCTGTGAACCTGGAGCAGGCGGAGTGCCCCTGGGCGCCAGGTCATCGGCTTGTAAAGATAGGCGTTCAGGGCAGGGTTATGGAGAATCAGTCTCTGCCCCTTTCCAACCTGGTTTTTCTGCTGGATGTCTCCGGCTCAATGGATGAACCTCACAAATTGCCTCTATTAAAGTCTGCATTCAGAATGCTGACTTCCCAGCTCAGGCCTCAGGACAGGGTATCGATAGTGGTGTATGCAGGAGCTGCAGGGGTGGTGCTGCCGGCTACAGCCGGTAATAATAAAGATGCTATAGTTAACGCTCTGGATAGACTGGACGCCGGCGGCAGTACAGCAGGTGGCCAGGGTATAAGGCTGGCGTATGATATTGCTGAGAAAAACTTTATTAAAGAAGGTAATAATCGTGTGATCCTTGCCACTGACGGGGACTTTAATATTGGGGAAAGCAGTAATGGGGCCATGCAGAAGCTTATAGAGGAAAAGAGGGAAAGTGGTGTTTTTCTGACGGTACTGGGCTTCGGAACAGGTAATTATAAAGATGACCGGATGGAGCTGCTAGCTGACAAAGGCAACGGCAACTATGCTTATATAGACAATATACTGGAGGCAAAGAAAGTGCTTGTGAATGAGATGGGCGGCACGCTGGTGACGATTGCCAAGGATGTGAAGTTTCAGGTGGAGTTTAACCCTGCCTATGTAGCCGGCTACCGCCTGATAGGATATGAAAACCGTCGTTTAAATGATGAAGACTTTAACGACGATAAAAAAGATGCCGGTGATATCGGTGCCGGCCACAGTGTTACCGCTCTTTATGAGATCATCCCTGCCGGGGTGGCGTCAAGCTTATTACCCGAAATAGACGCTCTTAAATACCAGAAAGAAAATAAGGAGGGTGCACGTAATGGCGAGTGGATGAATATAAAGCTCAGGTATAAGCAGCCCGAAGGGCATAAGAGCGCCTTGTTGGAAATGCCTCTTATGTGTGGGAGTGAAAAGCCTCTAAGTAAAGTAAGCGAAGACTTCCGGTGGGCAGCGGCAGTAGCTGAAGCCGGACTGTTGCTTAGCGGCTCGGAGCTTGCCGGAACAGCCTCCCTTATGCACGCCATTAGTATGGCACGGTCAGCCAGGGGGGCTGATGAGCACGGCTACAGGATAGAATTTATCAACCTGATGGAAGTGGCCTCAGGACTTTATGAGAGCGAACTGGAAGCGAAGAAGTAA
- a CDS encoding RNA polymerase sigma factor translates to MFIWNRFKKEKDASDEEMLALFKKTGDADVLGRLFDRYLHLVYGVCLKYLKNEEDARDAGMQIFEKLLKEAARHEVDRFKPWLHVLTKNYCLGLLRKRKQHDEAELRHMYYPEEDTAGVEEAEEKEAMLQQLESGLQELPPEQATCLRFFYLESKSYKDISDMTGYDLKKVKSYIQNGKRNLKIYLEKRA, encoded by the coding sequence ATGTTTATATGGAATAGGTTTAAAAAGGAAAAAGACGCAAGCGACGAAGAGATGCTGGCCCTGTTTAAAAAAACAGGTGATGCGGATGTCCTCGGAAGGCTCTTTGACAGGTACCTGCACCTGGTGTATGGTGTGTGTCTGAAATACCTGAAAAACGAGGAAGACGCCCGCGATGCAGGCATGCAAATCTTCGAAAAGCTGCTTAAGGAGGCTGCCCGGCACGAGGTAGACCGCTTTAAGCCGTGGCTGCATGTGCTTACCAAAAACTACTGCCTGGGCCTGCTACGAAAAAGAAAGCAGCATGACGAGGCAGAGTTAAGGCATATGTATTACCCTGAAGAGGATACCGCAGGGGTGGAAGAGGCAGAAGAGAAGGAGGCCATGTTGCAGCAGCTTGAGTCGGGGCTTCAGGAATTGCCCCCCGAGCAAGCAACCTGTCTGCGCTTTTTTTACCTGGAAAGTAAGAGTTATAAAGACATTTCGGACATGACTGGGTATGACCTGAAAAAGGTGAAGAGCTATATTCAAAACGGTAAACGAAACCTTAAAATTTACCTGGAGAAAAGGGCATGA
- a CDS encoding carboxypeptidase-like regulatory domain-containing protein — translation MSTGETQLFTTSGELTLRAMQLYSQGALPSPDKEKVQAYLDANPFEAEALEGISQAGDAEFDKGLAALRKDLRTHIPGATSHPIHVKLPYWQAAAAVLIMLTAFAASLFILESRYGSPDSMLAMQTPEKEAPVTQTERAKPVENNRPPASGPETRDVREIIEVPDEEEIDEPTEAPSVTEKVEEELLIAANSIEEELEPVEETASSASFSTHEEPQIAAADLALYADSMMQARKEKHQEAMAMARNKDALDTEEALVAEATDEVPVHLVYGTVLSGNGAPLYDVTISILGTDKSFTTDRQGDFKITVDEPTDILRFSYRGISDLDVPVANREHLVVTLSARGNEVKTVGEDGRELPARSNAAPGGGYSAYKTYLRQKLSNLPDGRIVLEFTVTETGELKDFEVIKGINEVADKELIEAMENGPRWQPAFEQGMAVPSRARYRLRIR, via the coding sequence ATGAGTACGGGAGAAACACAACTTTTCACTACCAGCGGAGAGCTGACCCTGCGGGCCATGCAATTGTATAGCCAGGGGGCACTGCCATCTCCTGATAAGGAAAAAGTACAAGCTTACCTCGATGCAAACCCCTTTGAGGCTGAAGCACTGGAGGGCATAAGCCAAGCAGGTGACGCAGAATTTGACAAAGGGTTGGCCGCGCTCCGAAAAGACCTGCGTACTCACATACCCGGAGCCACCTCTCACCCGATTCACGTCAAACTACCTTATTGGCAGGCCGCAGCAGCAGTACTTATCATGCTTACCGCCTTTGCTGCTTCCCTCTTTATATTAGAAAGCCGCTACGGAAGCCCGGATAGCATGCTGGCCATGCAAACCCCTGAAAAGGAAGCCCCTGTCACACAGACAGAAAGGGCGAAACCTGTAGAAAATAACCGTCCCCCCGCCAGTGGTCCGGAAACCAGGGACGTAAGAGAAATTATCGAAGTTCCTGATGAAGAGGAAATAGATGAGCCGACAGAAGCCCCATCCGTAACCGAAAAAGTTGAGGAGGAATTGCTCATAGCGGCTAATAGTATAGAGGAAGAACTGGAGCCTGTGGAGGAAACTGCTTCTTCTGCTTCCTTTAGTACCCATGAAGAGCCACAAATTGCAGCCGCCGACCTGGCCCTCTATGCTGATAGCATGATGCAGGCCCGAAAAGAAAAGCACCAGGAGGCGATGGCCATGGCCCGGAACAAGGACGCCCTCGACACAGAAGAGGCTTTGGTGGCGGAGGCTACAGATGAGGTGCCGGTACATCTTGTGTATGGCACCGTACTATCCGGCAACGGAGCTCCCTTATATGATGTCACCATTTCCATTTTAGGGACGGATAAGTCATTTACCACTGACCGGCAAGGTGACTTTAAAATTACAGTAGACGAACCTACCGACATACTCCGTTTTAGCTACCGCGGTATTAGCGACCTGGATGTCCCTGTAGCGAACAGGGAGCACCTCGTAGTCACCCTGAGTGCTCGGGGCAATGAAGTGAAAACGGTAGGCGAGGATGGTCGTGAGCTACCTGCCAGGTCTAATGCTGCCCCTGGCGGAGGGTATAGCGCTTACAAAACGTATCTGCGTCAAAAGCTAAGCAATCTGCCGGACGGCCGTATCGTGCTGGAGTTTACTGTGACTGAAACCGGGGAACTTAAAGACTTTGAGGTCATAAAAGGAATAAATGAGGTAGCTGACAAAGAACTGATTGAAGCTATGGAAAACGGCCCCAGGTGGCAACCTGCTTTTGAACAGGGCATGGCTGTACCTTCCCGTGCCCGTTACCGTCTTAGAATCCGTTAG